A genomic region of Dermacentor andersoni chromosome 9, qqDerAnde1_hic_scaffold, whole genome shotgun sequence contains the following coding sequences:
- the LOC129380101 gene encoding probable serine carboxypeptidase CPVL, whose product MRKFHVLATIGLAAILISRADSGRNTDDENYESLYLTPYIEAGQIDIARNLSRVKLFEDHIGAATHSGYITIDRWKKSNLFFLHIRALKNPDAYPLLLWLQGGPGLSSLFGEFLEIGPLGIDDNGRLFQRRNSLQRHVNVVYLDQPPGAGYSFTKLSLGYAKNLDDVASGVLKFLNQFIMMFPEYKNRAFYVGGESYGARFAVGVSHAIHAGKEPQVPLHLRGVILGAGFLGRLMRVADSSEFLYEMSLITKKGRKSLAGAFADMRRKARTLIGKVAALLRLRKTIFTSKKNPTLFQRLTGFNNQASALYSEKPLNMLKYEKYVQSDEFKRAVHIGRDVEFMKAEGRVATILINDYLTDISTEIEDLLQSYKVLFYTGQMDTLFPSRNLQKYFRSLNWYGAKEFRKAQPLHWKAYPTCHSVSGLLVRVGSMTDVVIFRAGHYTAVDEPEVANRMMLNFIEGNATAWGTYDDDAKSNKKR is encoded by the exons ATGAGGAAGTTTCACGTCCTCGCGACCATAGGCCTTGCGGCAATTTTGATTTCGAGGGCAGACAGCGGAAGGAACACAGATGACGA GAACTACGAGTCGCTCTATCTGACGCCGTACATCGAAGCGGGCCAGATCGACATAGCCAGGAACTTGAGTCGAGTGAAATTGTTCGAGGACCACATCGGGGCAGCGACACACTCTGGCTACATCACCATCGACAGGTGGAAGAAAAGCAACCTCTTCTTTCTCCACATCCGCGCCCTG AAAAACCCGGATGCCTATCCGCTTCTTCTCTGGCTCCAAGGTGGCCCGGGACTGTCGTCCCTATTCGGCGAGTTCCTCGAGATCGGACCTCTCGGCATCGACGACAACGGGCGCCTTTTCCAAAGACGGAACTCCCTCCAGAGGCACGTGAACGTCGTCTACCTCGACCAGCCGCCGGGCGCCGGCTATAGCTTCACCAAGCTATCGCTCGGATACGCCAAGAATCTGGACGATGTCGCCAGCGGCGTGCTCAAATTCCTTAACCAGTTCATCATGATGTTTCCCGAGTACAAGAACCGAGCGTTCTACGTGGGAGGAGAGTCTTACGGCG CCAGGTTCGCCGTCGGCGTCTCTCACGCCATCCACGCCGGCAAGGAACCGCAGGTCCCGCTGCACCTTCGAGGCGTGATCCTCGGCGCCGGCTTCCTCGGGCGCCTCATGAGGGTGGCCGACTCGTCCGAGTTCCTCTACGAGATGTCGCTGATCACCAAGAAGGGGCGAAAGAGCCTCGCCGGGGCCTTCGCCGACATGAGACGCAAGGCGAGAACCTTGATAGGCAAGGTCGCCGCGCTGCTCCGGCTCCGGAAGACCATCTTCACGTCGAAGAAGAATCCCACGCTGTTCCAGAGGCTCACGGGCTTCAACAACCAGGCGAGCGCGCTCTACTCCGAGAAGCCCCTCAACATGCTGAAGTACGAGAAGTACGTGCAGAGCGACGAGTTCAAGCGAGCCGTGCACATCGGCCGGGACGTCGAGTTCATGAAGGCCGAGGGCAGGGTGGCGACGATCCTGATAAACGACTACTTGACCGACATCAG CACCGAGATAGAGGACCTGCTGCAGTCGTACAAGGTGCTCTTCTATACGGGACAGATGGACACGCTCTTCCCGTCGCGGAACCTGCAGAAATACTTCCGGTCCCTGAACTGGTATGGCGCCAAGGAGTTCCGGAAAGCGCAGCCGCTTCACTGGAAGGCGTACCCCACATGTCATTCCGTTTCCGGTCTCCTCGTGAGGGTGGGAAGCATGACGGACGTGGTCATCTTCCGAGCGGGACACTACACGGCCGTCGACGAACCGGAAGTGGCCAATAGGATGATGTTGAATTTCATTGAGGGTAACGCGACAGCGTGGGGGACTTACGATGATGACGCGAAGTCCAACAAGAAAAGGTAG